From a single Pempheris klunzingeri isolate RE-2024b chromosome 2, fPemKlu1.hap1, whole genome shotgun sequence genomic region:
- the rbm6 gene encoding RNA-binding protein 5, which translates to MWNGPGPGPGQGQGPRGGPPFRGDHRGEMFGGRDRHVPDFRGRDGMNMGPMGHMGPRPLDLPPMDIRRMDGPPMRGRDMDPREMRGREPNRDFFRPGEEPDFSLRRHYEISIRDKLMNSPGFPGPGRNSGDMGGRGMPPRESNSRFMDMRDRQSFHYDTPPFNNPNIDGRRGFPMDRNDGFRDMRDRPPMGINDTDMDLPPRERRVMDTDRRGGPPFNPRGGFDSDMDFRNRLGPSAEFRGRDRSPLRFGNSDVTSADRARPDMPSDVAGPKKSEFMGAEDALREREYPDSSGSPLMDYRSGEEMTLAEEWKNRRKDKNPFLNMGEGMGGVPEHSFPAGFSRDVNVRDPQAFQERDRPSVEFPGKDVGFPHGDRFPAMNLPSIGSKAPQDRPHPEMGPLTGPLGRGNVSKPWLGERDPKHSQNKLNCDERPPYLKEKNQPSQEIPVPSACFKGLKEIPHNQGPDRSKIGEERDFQSTSTAQPRDQDYRDIDYRTGSGRAFDYKHEVLEAPEKLIKESKPIIPSKFSESGSQDQDYRSASVEDKVSNTISIIGIPKTATMEQILGAFAVRDGVPMQGMKIRNVVPGYSYDTAYVEFLNLEDAVHFMESNKGSLKVGTRTTSMKYIQPDELERNVHESDSKVPQLQEPQLPRTDEPLEDLKTNINGSKPKGPMESLPHSQWQRSSDLTPEAWQQQVDQQLQQQETEQQTESWGNRNHPHHSSHQSDSVFRDSKTMIIKNVKPTTTVETILKALDPFAYLDERNVRLVKARPPGAKCFCFVDMDSHEQVTRLVELLTKPRPLYVDGVRVYAEVAKPLKNQNFRRDFDKPNSSILGLPPEASTIGQQQPLQQQQLQPLQLQQQQPQQLQQQQQQQQQHYPQPPPYLQPLQPPVGAATGMQGDLMTTGSTNPALATDPSIGQGIVYGETPTVDPSYQAGVPHVPTESAGMTVGIDGSQTMFYGTETPDTTNYLYDATSGFYYDPETTLYYDPGSRYFYNAQTQEYMYWDAVSKTYVPVPGGSSAETQPGTMTAEDQAILSNPAADAPLEMKKPLMPAPNAAALIPVPASAAIPGLEPVPALAAGLEKKEDDDSARKEKDKDNKEDKPRSLAAVKIMKDMERWAKIQNRQKESVRAASPVLKMGMDDERRQSKSADAGFAIFERKISGGDDLFKKPLAPPKKDEKSKRPMGSLGLLASDYAAGSDEEVEEDKEEAAKSSQGSQSEDKDSKLTDWKKMACLLCRRQFPNKDALLRHQQLSDLHKQNMEIHLKIKRSKKELEALENQEKELIAKETSRSPEQKRRKHHHQQPQHHSTWAGSSREMNKVSDRPGLGAEPAPQRKKKEPVVWDHTTYKQAVRKAMFARFKELE; encoded by the exons AGGGGTATGCCACCACGGGAATCAAACAGCAGATTTATGGACATGAGAGACAGGCAGTCATTTCATTACGACACACCACCATTCAACAATCCCAATATTGATGGAAGAAGAGGGTTTCCCATGGACCGAAATGATGGATTTAGGGACATGCGTGACAGGCCCCCAATGGGCATTAATGACACTGATATGGACTTACCCCCACGTGAAAGGAGAGTGATGGACACTGACAGAAGAGGAGGGCCACCTTTCAATCCAAGAGGTGGATTTGATTCTGATATGGATTTCAGAAATCGTCTTGGACCATCAGCTGAATTTAGAGGTAGGGATCGATCTCCTTTAAGATTTggaaacagtgatgtcacttcTGCAGACAGGGCAAGACCAGACATGCCTTCAGATGTTGCTGGCCCTAAAAAATCTGAGTTTATGGGTGCAGAAGACgcgctcagagagagagaatatccAGATTCAAGTGGCAGTCCCCTCATGGATTATCGAAGCGGTGAAGAGATGACTCTTGCGGAGGAATGGAAGAATCGTCGAAAGGACAAGAACCCTTTCTTAAACATGGGTGAAGGCATGGGTGGTGTACCTGAACACAGCTTCCCTGCAGGTTTTAGCAGAGATGTGAATGTTAGAGATCCACAAGCGTTTCAGGAAAGGGATAGGCCATCTGTTGAATTCCCAGGGAAAGATGTTGGCTTTCCTCATGGTGACCGCTTTCCTGCTATGAACCTACCATCAATTGGCAGCAAAGCTCCACAAGACCGTCCACACCCAGAAATGGGTCCCCTTACTGGCCCTCTTGGGAGAGGAAACGTGAGTAAACCATGGCTTGGAGAAAGGGATCCGAAGCATAGTCAGAATAAATTAAATTGTGACGAACGGCCCCCTTACCTCAAAGAGAAGAATCAGCCCTCACAGGAGATTCCAGTGCCAAGTGCTTGTTTTAAAGGGCTGAAAGAGATCCCACACAACCAAGGACCTGACAGGAGTAAGATTGGAGAAGAACGGGACTTCCAAAGCACCAGCACTGCACAGCCAAGAGACCAAGACTACAGGGATATCGATTACAGAACAGGGTCTGGGAGAGCTTTCGATTACAAACATGAGGTGCTTGAAGCACCAGAGAAGCTCATCAAAGAGTCTAAACCAATCATACCTTCAAAATTTAGTGAGTCTGGTTCTCAG GATCAAGATTACAGGAGTGCATCAGTGGAGGACAAAGTCTCCAATACAATATCCATAATTGGCATTCCAAAGACTGCCACAATGGAACAG atTCTTGGTGCCTTTGCAGTCCGTGATGGTGTGCCAATGCAGGGGATGAAAATCAGAAATGTTGTACCAG GTTACAGCTACGATACGGCCTATGTGGAGTTTTTAAACCTCGAGGATGCTGTCCACTTCATGGAGTCCAACAAG GGATCCCTAAAGGTTGGCACTAGAACAACATCCATGAAGTACATCCAGCCAGATGAACTTGAAAGAAATGTTCAT GAGTCAGATTCCAAAGTACCTCAACTCCAGGAGCCCCAGTTGCCCAGAACAGATGAACCTTTAGAGGATTTGAAGACCAACATTAACGGTTCCAAACCAAAAGGCCCTATGGAGTCATTGCCCCACAGCCAGTGGCAGCGTAGCTCCGACCTGACTCCAGAGGCTTGGCAGCAGCAAGTGGACCAACAGCTCCAACAGCAAGAaactgagcagcagacagagtcTTGGGGCAACCGCAACCATCCTCATCACAGTTCACACCAGTCTGACTCCGTCTTTAGAGACAGCAAAA CcatgataataaaaaatgtgaagCCCACCACCACAGTAGAGACTATCCTGAAAGCCTTGGATCCTTTCGCATATCTAGATGAAAGAAATGTTCGCCTTGTCAAAGCCAGGCCACCAGGAGCCAAATGCTTCTGCTTTGTTGACATGGACTCCCATGAG CAAGTGACACGTCTGGTTGAGCTCCTCACTAAACCCAGACCCCTTTATGTCGATGGAGTCAGAGTTTATGCTGAGGTTGCAAAACCCCTGAAGAACCAAAA tttcaggcGAGACTTTGATAAACCAAACAGTTCAATCCTTGGGTTACCACCAGAGGCCAGCACAATCGGG cagcagcagccactgcagcagcaacagctgcagccgctacagctacagcaacagcagcctcaacagctgcagcagcagcagcagcagcagcagcagcattaccCACAACCTCCACCATACTTGCAACCTCTGCAGCCACCTGTTGGTGCAGCCACTGGAATGCAAG GTGATTTAATGACGACTGGAAGCACTAATCCTGCTCTGGCAACAGACCCCAGCATTGGACAG GGGATTGTCTACGGTGAGACTCCAACTGTAGATCCATCATACCAGGCTGGTGTACCCCATGTGCCCACAGAATCAGCTGGGATGACAGTTGGCATAGACGGATCACAAACTATGTTCTATG GCACTGAGACTCCAGACACGACCAACTACTTATACGATGCCACGTCAGGCTTCTACTACGATCCTGAGACGACACTGTACTATGACCCTGGCTCAAGG TATTTCTACAATGCTCAAACCCAAGAGTACATGTACTGGGATGCTGTGTCAAAGACCTACGTCCCAGTTCCAGGAGGGAGCTCTGCAGAGACCCAACCTGGTACCATGACCGCTGAAGACCAGGCCATTCTCTCCAACCCAGCAGCAGATGCTCCTCTGGAAATGAAGAAACCACTGATGCCTGCTCCTAACGCAGCAGCTTTGATACCAGTTCCCGCTTCTGCTGCCATCCCCGGCCTGGAGCCTGTCCCAGCTCTTGCAGCAGGTCTTGAGAAGAAAGAGGACGATGACTCGGCcagaaaggaaaaagacaagGACAACAAAGAGGATAAGCCAAGGAGTCTCGCTGCTGTTAAG ATCATGAAAGATATGGAGCGCTGGGCAAAGATCCAGAACCGTCAAAAGGAAAGTGTCCGTGCTGCGTCGCCAGTGCTGAAGATGGGAATGGACGACGAGAGGAGGCAGTCCAAGTCGGCTGACGCTGGTTTCGCTATCTTTGAGAGGAAG ATCTCAGGTGGGGATGATCTTTTTAAGAAACCCCTTGCTCCTCCTAAGaaagatgaaaagtcaaag CGTCCAATGGGCTCCCTGGGTCTCCTGGCATCAGACTATGCAGCCGGAAGCGATGAAGAAGTGGAAGAAGATAAGGAGGAGGCAGCTAAAAGCAGTCAGGGCAGCCAGTCTGAAGACAAGGACAGCAAGCTGACGGACTGGAAGAAGATGGCCTGCCTGCTGTGTAGGAGACAGTTTCCCAACAAAGACGCTCTACTCCGCCACCAGCAGCTTTCCGACCTGCACAAA CAAAATATGGAGATCCACCTTAAGATTAAGAGATCAAAGAAGGAGCTAGAGGCACTTGAGAACCAGGAAAAAGAA CTAATTGCCAAAGAAACTTCCAGGTCACcagaacagaaaagaagaaaacaccaTCACCAACAGCCGCAGCATCATAGTACATGGGCTGGAAGCTCCAG GGAGATGAATAAAGTCAGTGATAGACCCGGATTAGGAGCAGAACCTGCACCG cagaggaaaaagaaagagccAGTTGTTTGGGACCATaccacctacaaacaagcagtACGCAAGGCCATGTTTGCCCGGTTCAAGGAGCTCGAGTGA